AGAACGACTGCCCCCCTCTCATTAAAACCACGGAATATCAAAGCTGACCGCGGTACTGCAGGCATTGTTTGCAGAAGAACAGGATCCCCCATTATAGTGAATGAGAAAATTGCAATATTTTgtgtaaaacttttttttttgtggggggggggcaatCATGGTAGAAAAAAATAAACCCCCTGCTGCAGACCCCCTGCCCAGACCCCCTGCTGCAGAGCCCCTGTCCAGACCCCCTGCCCAGACCCCCTGTCCAGACCCCCTGTCCAGACCCCCTGCTGCAGAGCCCCTGTCCAGACCCCCTGCTACAGACCCCCTTCCCCAAACCCCCCGTCCAGACCCCTTCCCAGACCCCCCGTCCAGACCCCCTTCCCAGACCCCCGTCCAGACCCCCTACCCAGACCCCACGCAGCAGACCCCCTGCAGCAGACCCCCTGCAGCATACCCCCTTCCCAGACCCCCTGCAGCATACACCCCTTTCCAGACCCCCTGCAGCATACCCCCTTTCCAGACCCCCTGCAGCAGACCCCCTGTCCAGACCCCCTGTCCAGACCCCCTGCAGCATACCCCCTGTCCAGACCCCCTGCTGCATACCCCCTGTCCAGACCCCCTTCCCA
The Oncorhynchus nerka isolate Pitt River unplaced genomic scaffold, Oner_Uvic_2.0 unplaced_scaffold_3303, whole genome shotgun sequence DNA segment above includes these coding regions:
- the LOC135566799 gene encoding uncharacterized protein LOC135566799 translates to MVEKNKPPAADPLPRPPAAEPLSRPPAQTPCPDPLSRPPAAEPLSRPPATDPLPQTPRPDPFPDPPSRPPSQTPVQTPYPDPTQQTPCSRPPAAYPLPRPPAAYTPFQTPCSIPPFQTPCSRPPVQTPCPDPLQHTPCPDPLLHTPCPDPLPRPPSQTPFPDPLQHTPFPDPLLHTPFPDPLSRPPAAYPSQTPCRRPPSRPPAAYPCPDPLSRPPAAYPLPRPPVQTPCCIPPSQTPCSIPPVQTPCPDPLLHTGAALM